A section of the Sceloporus undulatus isolate JIND9_A2432 ecotype Alabama chromosome 3, SceUnd_v1.1, whole genome shotgun sequence genome encodes:
- the PKNOX1 gene encoding homeobox protein PKNOX1 isoform X1: protein MMATQTLSIDNYQDGQQQMQVVTELKTEQDPNCLETDAGGLSPSPVESQTPMDADKQAIYRHPLFPLLALLFEKCEQSTQGSEGTTSASFDVDIENFVRKQEKEGKPFFCEDPETDNLMVKAIQVLRIHLLELEKVNELCKDFCSRYIACLKTKMNSETLLSGESGSPYSPVQPQSSNFKHDKDSLDLLEQLSSWKESTENPIQSAITGTLSPQGIMVPASALQQGNVTMATVAGGAVYQPVAVVTPQGQVVTQALSPGTIRIQNSQLQLQLNQDLSILHQDDGSSKNKRGVLPKHATNVMRSWLFQHIGHPYPTEDEKKQIAAQTNLTLLQVNNWFINARRRILQPMLDSSCSETPKTKKKTAQNRPVQRFWPDSIASGVAQHQSNELTMSDGAVVTITAPVNMNVDSLQSLSSDGTTLAVQQVMMAGQSEDESVDSTEDDGTDLSTTNISGLVLDNSDSLQ from the exons ATGATGGCAACGCAGACATTAAGTATAGACAACTATCAAGATGGGCAGCAA CAGATGCAAGTAGTAACAGAGTTAAAAACTGAGCAAGATCCAAACTGTTTGGAAACAGATGCAGGAGGATTGAGTCCTTCTCCAGTTGAGTCTCAGACACCGATGGATGCGGACAAGCAGGCCATTTACAG ACATCCACTTTTCCCCTTATTAGCCCTGTTATTTGAAAAATGTGAACAATCTACACAGGGATCAGAAGGCACAACATCTGCAAGTTTTGATGTAGATATTGAAAACTTTGTTAGgaagcaggagaaggaaggaaaacccTTTTTTTGTGAAGATCCCGAAACAGACAATTTA ATGGTAAAGGCAATTCAGGTTCTACGAATTCATCTGCTTGAGTTAGAAAAAGTTAATGAGCTCTGTAAGGATTTCTGTAGTCGCTATATTGCATGTCTGAAAACTAAAATGAACAGTGAAACTCTGCTTAGTGGAGAATCCGGCAGTCCATATTCACCTGTACAGCCCCAG TCCAGCAACTTTAAACATGATAAAGATAGCTTGGATTTGCTGGAGCAGCTGTCTTCATGGAAAGAGTCAACAGAAAAT CCAATTCAAAGTGCCATCACAGGTACACTAAGTCCCCAGGGGATTATGGTACCTGCATCAGCATTGCAGCAGGGAAATGTTACTATGGCAACTGTTGCAG GTGGGGCAGTTTATCAGCCAGTGGCTGTGGTCACACCTCAAGGTCAAGTAGTAACACAAGCATTGTCACCTGGAACAATCAGGATCCAGAATTCCCAG CTCCAGTTACAATTAAATCAAGATTTAAGCATCTTGCATCAAGATGATGGGTCATCAAAAAATAAAAGGGGAGTTCTTCCAAAGCATGCTACAAATGTGATGAGGTCTTGGCTTTTCCAGCACATAGGG CATCCATATCCAACTGAAGATGAGAAAAAACAAATAGCAGCACAAACAAATCTTACGTTGCTCCAGGTTAATAACTG GTTTATTAATGCTAGAAGACGAATTCTCCAGCCAATGTTGGATTCCAGTTGTTCTGAAACTCCAAAAACGAAGAAGAAAACAGCTCAAAACCGACCAGTTCAGCGATTCTGGCCAGACTCCATTGCATCAGGAGTAGCTCAGCATCAGTCAAATGAACTTACTATGTCAGACG GAGCCGTTGTAACAATTACAGCTCCTGTCAATATGAATGTAGACAGTCTCCAGTCTCTTTCCTCTGATGGTACTACTTTGGCTGTCCAACAAGTCATGATGGCAGGGCAAAGTGAGGATGAATCTGTGGACAGCACTGAAGATGATGGAACAGATCTCTCAACTACTAACATCAGTGGGCTGGTGTTGGATAACAGTGATTCTCTGCAGTAG
- the PKNOX1 gene encoding homeobox protein PKNOX1 isoform X4 — translation MMATQTLSIDNYQDGQQQMQVVTELKTEQDPNCLETDAGGLSPSPVESQTPMDADKQAIYRHPLFPLLALLFEKCEQSTQGSEGTTSASFDVDIENFVRKQEKEGKPFFCEDPETDNLMVKAIQVLRIHLLELEKVNELCKDFCSRYIACLKTKMNSETLLSGESGSPYSPVQPQPIQSAITGTLSPQGIMVPASALQQGNVTMATVAGGAVYQPVAVVTPQGQVVTQALSPGTIRIQNSQLQLQLNQDLSILHQDDGSSKNKRGVLPKHATNVMRSWLFQHIGHPYPTEDEKKQIAAQTNLTLLQVNNWFINARRRILQPMLDSSCSETPKTKKKTAQNRPVQRFWPDSIASGVAQHQSNELTMSDGAVVTITAPVNMNVDSLQSLSSDGTTLAVQQVMMAGQSEDESVDSTEDDGTDLSTTNISGLVLDNSDSLQ, via the exons ATGATGGCAACGCAGACATTAAGTATAGACAACTATCAAGATGGGCAGCAA CAGATGCAAGTAGTAACAGAGTTAAAAACTGAGCAAGATCCAAACTGTTTGGAAACAGATGCAGGAGGATTGAGTCCTTCTCCAGTTGAGTCTCAGACACCGATGGATGCGGACAAGCAGGCCATTTACAG ACATCCACTTTTCCCCTTATTAGCCCTGTTATTTGAAAAATGTGAACAATCTACACAGGGATCAGAAGGCACAACATCTGCAAGTTTTGATGTAGATATTGAAAACTTTGTTAGgaagcaggagaaggaaggaaaacccTTTTTTTGTGAAGATCCCGAAACAGACAATTTA ATGGTAAAGGCAATTCAGGTTCTACGAATTCATCTGCTTGAGTTAGAAAAAGTTAATGAGCTCTGTAAGGATTTCTGTAGTCGCTATATTGCATGTCTGAAAACTAAAATGAACAGTGAAACTCTGCTTAGTGGAGAATCCGGCAGTCCATATTCACCTGTACAGCCCCAG CCAATTCAAAGTGCCATCACAGGTACACTAAGTCCCCAGGGGATTATGGTACCTGCATCAGCATTGCAGCAGGGAAATGTTACTATGGCAACTGTTGCAG GTGGGGCAGTTTATCAGCCAGTGGCTGTGGTCACACCTCAAGGTCAAGTAGTAACACAAGCATTGTCACCTGGAACAATCAGGATCCAGAATTCCCAG CTCCAGTTACAATTAAATCAAGATTTAAGCATCTTGCATCAAGATGATGGGTCATCAAAAAATAAAAGGGGAGTTCTTCCAAAGCATGCTACAAATGTGATGAGGTCTTGGCTTTTCCAGCACATAGGG CATCCATATCCAACTGAAGATGAGAAAAAACAAATAGCAGCACAAACAAATCTTACGTTGCTCCAGGTTAATAACTG GTTTATTAATGCTAGAAGACGAATTCTCCAGCCAATGTTGGATTCCAGTTGTTCTGAAACTCCAAAAACGAAGAAGAAAACAGCTCAAAACCGACCAGTTCAGCGATTCTGGCCAGACTCCATTGCATCAGGAGTAGCTCAGCATCAGTCAAATGAACTTACTATGTCAGACG GAGCCGTTGTAACAATTACAGCTCCTGTCAATATGAATGTAGACAGTCTCCAGTCTCTTTCCTCTGATGGTACTACTTTGGCTGTCCAACAAGTCATGATGGCAGGGCAAAGTGAGGATGAATCTGTGGACAGCACTGAAGATGATGGAACAGATCTCTCAACTACTAACATCAGTGGGCTGGTGTTGGATAACAGTGATTCTCTGCAGTAG
- the PKNOX1 gene encoding homeobox protein PKNOX1 isoform X2 — protein sequence MMATQTLSIDNYQDGQQMQVVTELKTEQDPNCLETDAGGLSPSPVESQTPMDADKQAIYRHPLFPLLALLFEKCEQSTQGSEGTTSASFDVDIENFVRKQEKEGKPFFCEDPETDNLMVKAIQVLRIHLLELEKVNELCKDFCSRYIACLKTKMNSETLLSGESGSPYSPVQPQSSNFKHDKDSLDLLEQLSSWKESTENPIQSAITGTLSPQGIMVPASALQQGNVTMATVAGGAVYQPVAVVTPQGQVVTQALSPGTIRIQNSQLQLQLNQDLSILHQDDGSSKNKRGVLPKHATNVMRSWLFQHIGHPYPTEDEKKQIAAQTNLTLLQVNNWFINARRRILQPMLDSSCSETPKTKKKTAQNRPVQRFWPDSIASGVAQHQSNELTMSDGAVVTITAPVNMNVDSLQSLSSDGTTLAVQQVMMAGQSEDESVDSTEDDGTDLSTTNISGLVLDNSDSLQ from the exons ATGATGGCAACGCAGACATTAAGTATAGACAACTATCAAGATGGGCAGCAA ATGCAAGTAGTAACAGAGTTAAAAACTGAGCAAGATCCAAACTGTTTGGAAACAGATGCAGGAGGATTGAGTCCTTCTCCAGTTGAGTCTCAGACACCGATGGATGCGGACAAGCAGGCCATTTACAG ACATCCACTTTTCCCCTTATTAGCCCTGTTATTTGAAAAATGTGAACAATCTACACAGGGATCAGAAGGCACAACATCTGCAAGTTTTGATGTAGATATTGAAAACTTTGTTAGgaagcaggagaaggaaggaaaacccTTTTTTTGTGAAGATCCCGAAACAGACAATTTA ATGGTAAAGGCAATTCAGGTTCTACGAATTCATCTGCTTGAGTTAGAAAAAGTTAATGAGCTCTGTAAGGATTTCTGTAGTCGCTATATTGCATGTCTGAAAACTAAAATGAACAGTGAAACTCTGCTTAGTGGAGAATCCGGCAGTCCATATTCACCTGTACAGCCCCAG TCCAGCAACTTTAAACATGATAAAGATAGCTTGGATTTGCTGGAGCAGCTGTCTTCATGGAAAGAGTCAACAGAAAAT CCAATTCAAAGTGCCATCACAGGTACACTAAGTCCCCAGGGGATTATGGTACCTGCATCAGCATTGCAGCAGGGAAATGTTACTATGGCAACTGTTGCAG GTGGGGCAGTTTATCAGCCAGTGGCTGTGGTCACACCTCAAGGTCAAGTAGTAACACAAGCATTGTCACCTGGAACAATCAGGATCCAGAATTCCCAG CTCCAGTTACAATTAAATCAAGATTTAAGCATCTTGCATCAAGATGATGGGTCATCAAAAAATAAAAGGGGAGTTCTTCCAAAGCATGCTACAAATGTGATGAGGTCTTGGCTTTTCCAGCACATAGGG CATCCATATCCAACTGAAGATGAGAAAAAACAAATAGCAGCACAAACAAATCTTACGTTGCTCCAGGTTAATAACTG GTTTATTAATGCTAGAAGACGAATTCTCCAGCCAATGTTGGATTCCAGTTGTTCTGAAACTCCAAAAACGAAGAAGAAAACAGCTCAAAACCGACCAGTTCAGCGATTCTGGCCAGACTCCATTGCATCAGGAGTAGCTCAGCATCAGTCAAATGAACTTACTATGTCAGACG GAGCCGTTGTAACAATTACAGCTCCTGTCAATATGAATGTAGACAGTCTCCAGTCTCTTTCCTCTGATGGTACTACTTTGGCTGTCCAACAAGTCATGATGGCAGGGCAAAGTGAGGATGAATCTGTGGACAGCACTGAAGATGATGGAACAGATCTCTCAACTACTAACATCAGTGGGCTGGTGTTGGATAACAGTGATTCTCTGCAGTAG
- the PKNOX1 gene encoding homeobox protein PKNOX1 isoform X5 has protein sequence MMATQTLSIDNYQDGQQMQVVTELKTEQDPNCLETDAGGLSPSPVESQTPMDADKQAIYRHPLFPLLALLFEKCEQSTQGSEGTTSASFDVDIENFVRKQEKEGKPFFCEDPETDNLMVKAIQVLRIHLLELEKVNELCKDFCSRYIACLKTKMNSETLLSGESGSPYSPVQPQPIQSAITGTLSPQGIMVPASALQQGNVTMATVAGGAVYQPVAVVTPQGQVVTQALSPGTIRIQNSQLQLQLNQDLSILHQDDGSSKNKRGVLPKHATNVMRSWLFQHIGHPYPTEDEKKQIAAQTNLTLLQVNNWFINARRRILQPMLDSSCSETPKTKKKTAQNRPVQRFWPDSIASGVAQHQSNELTMSDGAVVTITAPVNMNVDSLQSLSSDGTTLAVQQVMMAGQSEDESVDSTEDDGTDLSTTNISGLVLDNSDSLQ, from the exons ATGATGGCAACGCAGACATTAAGTATAGACAACTATCAAGATGGGCAGCAA ATGCAAGTAGTAACAGAGTTAAAAACTGAGCAAGATCCAAACTGTTTGGAAACAGATGCAGGAGGATTGAGTCCTTCTCCAGTTGAGTCTCAGACACCGATGGATGCGGACAAGCAGGCCATTTACAG ACATCCACTTTTCCCCTTATTAGCCCTGTTATTTGAAAAATGTGAACAATCTACACAGGGATCAGAAGGCACAACATCTGCAAGTTTTGATGTAGATATTGAAAACTTTGTTAGgaagcaggagaaggaaggaaaacccTTTTTTTGTGAAGATCCCGAAACAGACAATTTA ATGGTAAAGGCAATTCAGGTTCTACGAATTCATCTGCTTGAGTTAGAAAAAGTTAATGAGCTCTGTAAGGATTTCTGTAGTCGCTATATTGCATGTCTGAAAACTAAAATGAACAGTGAAACTCTGCTTAGTGGAGAATCCGGCAGTCCATATTCACCTGTACAGCCCCAG CCAATTCAAAGTGCCATCACAGGTACACTAAGTCCCCAGGGGATTATGGTACCTGCATCAGCATTGCAGCAGGGAAATGTTACTATGGCAACTGTTGCAG GTGGGGCAGTTTATCAGCCAGTGGCTGTGGTCACACCTCAAGGTCAAGTAGTAACACAAGCATTGTCACCTGGAACAATCAGGATCCAGAATTCCCAG CTCCAGTTACAATTAAATCAAGATTTAAGCATCTTGCATCAAGATGATGGGTCATCAAAAAATAAAAGGGGAGTTCTTCCAAAGCATGCTACAAATGTGATGAGGTCTTGGCTTTTCCAGCACATAGGG CATCCATATCCAACTGAAGATGAGAAAAAACAAATAGCAGCACAAACAAATCTTACGTTGCTCCAGGTTAATAACTG GTTTATTAATGCTAGAAGACGAATTCTCCAGCCAATGTTGGATTCCAGTTGTTCTGAAACTCCAAAAACGAAGAAGAAAACAGCTCAAAACCGACCAGTTCAGCGATTCTGGCCAGACTCCATTGCATCAGGAGTAGCTCAGCATCAGTCAAATGAACTTACTATGTCAGACG GAGCCGTTGTAACAATTACAGCTCCTGTCAATATGAATGTAGACAGTCTCCAGTCTCTTTCCTCTGATGGTACTACTTTGGCTGTCCAACAAGTCATGATGGCAGGGCAAAGTGAGGATGAATCTGTGGACAGCACTGAAGATGATGGAACAGATCTCTCAACTACTAACATCAGTGGGCTGGTGTTGGATAACAGTGATTCTCTGCAGTAG
- the PKNOX1 gene encoding homeobox protein PKNOX1 isoform X3, with product MQVVTELKTEQDPNCLETDAGGLSPSPVESQTPMDADKQAIYRHPLFPLLALLFEKCEQSTQGSEGTTSASFDVDIENFVRKQEKEGKPFFCEDPETDNLMVKAIQVLRIHLLELEKVNELCKDFCSRYIACLKTKMNSETLLSGESGSPYSPVQPQSSNFKHDKDSLDLLEQLSSWKESTENPIQSAITGTLSPQGIMVPASALQQGNVTMATVAGGAVYQPVAVVTPQGQVVTQALSPGTIRIQNSQLQLQLNQDLSILHQDDGSSKNKRGVLPKHATNVMRSWLFQHIGHPYPTEDEKKQIAAQTNLTLLQVNNWFINARRRILQPMLDSSCSETPKTKKKTAQNRPVQRFWPDSIASGVAQHQSNELTMSDGAVVTITAPVNMNVDSLQSLSSDGTTLAVQQVMMAGQSEDESVDSTEDDGTDLSTTNISGLVLDNSDSLQ from the exons ATGCAAGTAGTAACAGAGTTAAAAACTGAGCAAGATCCAAACTGTTTGGAAACAGATGCAGGAGGATTGAGTCCTTCTCCAGTTGAGTCTCAGACACCGATGGATGCGGACAAGCAGGCCATTTACAG ACATCCACTTTTCCCCTTATTAGCCCTGTTATTTGAAAAATGTGAACAATCTACACAGGGATCAGAAGGCACAACATCTGCAAGTTTTGATGTAGATATTGAAAACTTTGTTAGgaagcaggagaaggaaggaaaacccTTTTTTTGTGAAGATCCCGAAACAGACAATTTA ATGGTAAAGGCAATTCAGGTTCTACGAATTCATCTGCTTGAGTTAGAAAAAGTTAATGAGCTCTGTAAGGATTTCTGTAGTCGCTATATTGCATGTCTGAAAACTAAAATGAACAGTGAAACTCTGCTTAGTGGAGAATCCGGCAGTCCATATTCACCTGTACAGCCCCAG TCCAGCAACTTTAAACATGATAAAGATAGCTTGGATTTGCTGGAGCAGCTGTCTTCATGGAAAGAGTCAACAGAAAAT CCAATTCAAAGTGCCATCACAGGTACACTAAGTCCCCAGGGGATTATGGTACCTGCATCAGCATTGCAGCAGGGAAATGTTACTATGGCAACTGTTGCAG GTGGGGCAGTTTATCAGCCAGTGGCTGTGGTCACACCTCAAGGTCAAGTAGTAACACAAGCATTGTCACCTGGAACAATCAGGATCCAGAATTCCCAG CTCCAGTTACAATTAAATCAAGATTTAAGCATCTTGCATCAAGATGATGGGTCATCAAAAAATAAAAGGGGAGTTCTTCCAAAGCATGCTACAAATGTGATGAGGTCTTGGCTTTTCCAGCACATAGGG CATCCATATCCAACTGAAGATGAGAAAAAACAAATAGCAGCACAAACAAATCTTACGTTGCTCCAGGTTAATAACTG GTTTATTAATGCTAGAAGACGAATTCTCCAGCCAATGTTGGATTCCAGTTGTTCTGAAACTCCAAAAACGAAGAAGAAAACAGCTCAAAACCGACCAGTTCAGCGATTCTGGCCAGACTCCATTGCATCAGGAGTAGCTCAGCATCAGTCAAATGAACTTACTATGTCAGACG GAGCCGTTGTAACAATTACAGCTCCTGTCAATATGAATGTAGACAGTCTCCAGTCTCTTTCCTCTGATGGTACTACTTTGGCTGTCCAACAAGTCATGATGGCAGGGCAAAGTGAGGATGAATCTGTGGACAGCACTGAAGATGATGGAACAGATCTCTCAACTACTAACATCAGTGGGCTGGTGTTGGATAACAGTGATTCTCTGCAGTAG